Proteins encoded together in one Pseudomonas sp. Seg1 window:
- a CDS encoding HlyD family efflux transporter periplasmic adaptor subunit, whose product MNAPVSGTAEQVFARFLDLERQTRAARDASQLAYSLVNDGQSLFGFRHAALLIAGKVQAVTGVSAVEPNAPFVAFVEQAVAQLFKQDVLKQARVITPEMVSDSIQTDWRSLSAAQVFWLPLIDRDGQVFGGLWLARDVPWNSSEQVLLSQLGDTYSHAWLALQPRKPWRLRWTRKRQVALVAVVLLGLLIPVRQSVLAPAEVVPLGGRVVAAPLDGVIAEFLVKPNQTVKTGDVLLRFENTTLRAQADVAERALGVAEAELKSNSQRSFADAESSSRVDLLAARAEQKRAERDYARELLKRSEVRAERDGIAVFADAERLTGKPVQTGERLMEIADPNQAELRIELAVGDAIALDPGAEVSLFLDSDPLKRHLATLERSAYEAQPTAGGQLAYRLDANFADAPPRIGLRGTAKIFGDRAPLALYLLRRPLAGLRQSVGL is encoded by the coding sequence GTGAACGCGCCGGTGAGCGGCACCGCCGAGCAGGTGTTCGCGCGGTTTCTCGACCTCGAACGCCAGACCCGCGCCGCCCGTGATGCTTCGCAACTGGCCTACAGCCTGGTCAATGACGGCCAGTCGCTGTTCGGTTTTCGCCATGCGGCGCTGTTGATCGCCGGCAAGGTGCAAGCGGTGACGGGCGTCAGTGCAGTAGAGCCGAATGCGCCGTTCGTGGCGTTTGTCGAGCAAGCCGTGGCACAGCTGTTCAAGCAGGACGTGTTGAAACAGGCACGGGTGATTACGCCAGAAATGGTCAGCGACTCGATCCAGACCGATTGGCGCAGCCTGTCTGCCGCGCAGGTGTTCTGGCTGCCGTTGATTGATCGCGACGGTCAGGTCTTCGGCGGTTTATGGCTGGCCCGCGATGTGCCGTGGAATTCCTCCGAACAAGTGCTGTTATCGCAATTGGGCGATACCTACAGCCATGCCTGGCTGGCGCTGCAACCACGCAAACCGTGGCGACTGCGCTGGACACGCAAACGGCAGGTGGCGCTGGTCGCCGTCGTATTGCTCGGACTGCTCATCCCGGTGCGCCAATCGGTGCTGGCGCCGGCCGAAGTGGTGCCGCTGGGCGGGCGCGTGGTGGCAGCGCCGCTGGACGGGGTGATCGCCGAATTTCTGGTCAAACCCAATCAGACGGTAAAAACCGGCGACGTCTTGCTGCGGTTTGAAAACACCACGCTCAGGGCCCAGGCCGATGTCGCTGAACGCGCATTGGGCGTGGCCGAGGCGGAACTGAAATCCAATTCCCAGCGCTCGTTTGCCGATGCCGAATCCAGCTCGCGGGTCGATTTGCTCGCCGCCCGCGCCGAGCAGAAACGCGCCGAACGCGACTACGCCCGCGAGTTGCTCAAGCGCAGTGAAGTGCGTGCCGAGCGCGACGGCATCGCAGTGTTTGCCGATGCCGAGCGCTTGACCGGCAAACCGGTGCAGACCGGCGAGCGGTTGATGGAAATCGCCGATCCGAACCAGGCTGAACTGCGCATCGAACTGGCGGTGGGCGATGCGATCGCGCTGGACCCTGGCGCCGAAGTCTCGCTGTTTCTCGACAGTGATCCGCTGAAGCGCCACCTCGCCACGCTGGAGCGCTCGGCCTACGAGGCGCAACCGACCGCCGGCGGGCAACTTGCGTACCGCTTGGACGCCAATTTCGCCGATGCCCCACCGCGCATCGGCCTGCGCGGTACCGCGAAAATCTTCGGCGATCGCGCACCGTTGGCGTTGTACCTGCTGCGTCGGCCACTGGCCGGCCTGCGCCAGAGCGTGGGCCTGTAA
- a CDS encoding biotin/lipoyl-binding protein, with product MHLPSLRADLQLSPAAPALDGSPRWTLADPVRGRYFKLGAAAMRLLRHWSLGDAEQVLRAANREPGLPLADGELEQLLEFLRGHDLISAMDDQQRASYRLKALAQKQSLWQILLHQYLFFRIPLWRPDAFLNRAWPWLERFGPRLLRYGLPATLALGVFLVSRDWQRFVGTFPHLFSLGGALAFGVALFFAKLCHEFGHAFMAKRAGCRVQSMGVAFMVLLPMFYTDVSDAWRVNDRRARLLIGAGGVLAELLLACVALLVWSLMPDGPGRTAAFMLASATWITTLVVNLNPFMRFDGYFLISDFWEVDNLQGRAFALCRWRLREFLFGYGAPAPEPWSPKMQRRLLIWGYGSWLWRAALFFGIALAVYHLFFKVLGIFLMLVELVWFIFLPIMREWRQWWTRREQAHGPRVLLSSLAVLALLLVLIVPWRSSVELPTMLEAGRASALHAPTAARVKAVKVQDGAKVAQGDVLIELESPDLESRLAIVRREIQIQQLLMRRQAGRSETAADAGIVEQRLAEAVAEYRGLTAQRERLLLRAPHAGSVRDLLPNLTVGRWLSTKDALARVVEDGARLRGYLAEAELWRVKPGASGRFIADDPMHPALAVQLNEIDTNGVAYVDQEALTSDHHGPIAVRRDQQQRAEPVQAQYGVRLSALDTAATPLQPLRGVVVLQGSGESLLGVAWRRMAALGVRESGF from the coding sequence ATGCATCTGCCGAGCCTGCGTGCCGACCTGCAATTGTCGCCCGCAGCGCCGGCATTGGACGGCTCGCCGCGCTGGACGCTGGCCGATCCGGTGCGGGGTCGCTATTTCAAACTCGGTGCGGCAGCGATGCGCCTGTTGCGTCACTGGTCGCTGGGCGATGCCGAACAAGTCTTGCGCGCTGCCAATCGCGAACCGGGTCTGCCGCTTGCGGACGGCGAGCTTGAGCAGTTGCTGGAGTTTCTGCGCGGTCACGATTTGATCAGCGCCATGGATGATCAGCAACGCGCCAGTTATCGGCTCAAGGCCTTGGCGCAGAAACAGAGCCTGTGGCAAATCCTGCTGCATCAATATCTGTTTTTCCGCATTCCACTATGGCGCCCGGACGCGTTTCTCAATCGCGCCTGGCCGTGGCTGGAACGCTTCGGTCCGCGCCTGCTGCGCTACGGTTTGCCGGCAACGTTGGCGCTGGGGGTGTTTCTGGTCTCGCGGGACTGGCAACGGTTTGTTGGCACCTTCCCGCACCTGTTCAGCCTCGGCGGCGCCCTGGCGTTCGGGGTGGCGCTGTTTTTCGCCAAGCTGTGTCACGAGTTTGGTCATGCGTTTATGGCCAAACGCGCCGGTTGCCGGGTGCAGAGTATGGGCGTGGCGTTCATGGTGCTGCTGCCGATGTTCTACACCGATGTCAGTGATGCCTGGCGGGTCAATGATCGTCGCGCCCGGTTGCTGATCGGGGCGGGCGGCGTGCTGGCCGAGCTGCTGCTGGCGTGTGTCGCCTTGCTGGTATGGTCGCTGATGCCCGATGGCCCGGGGCGTACGGCGGCGTTCATGCTCGCCAGCGCAACATGGATCACCACGCTGGTGGTCAATCTCAATCCGTTCATGCGCTTTGACGGTTATTTTCTGATCAGTGATTTCTGGGAAGTCGACAACCTTCAGGGCCGCGCGTTTGCCTTGTGTCGCTGGCGCTTGCGCGAGTTCTTGTTCGGCTATGGCGCACCCGCGCCGGAGCCTTGGTCGCCGAAGATGCAACGGCGTTTGCTGATCTGGGGGTATGGCTCGTGGTTGTGGCGTGCGGCGTTGTTTTTCGGGATCGCGCTGGCGGTCTATCACCTGTTCTTCAAGGTGTTGGGGATTTTCCTGATGCTGGTGGAACTGGTGTGGTTCATCTTTTTGCCGATCATGCGTGAGTGGCGCCAGTGGTGGACCCGCCGCGAGCAGGCGCATGGTCCGCGGGTGTTGCTCAGCAGTCTGGCGGTACTCGCGCTGTTGCTGGTGCTGATCGTGCCGTGGCGCAGCTCGGTGGAATTGCCGACGATGCTTGAGGCCGGGCGCGCCAGCGCCTTGCATGCGCCGACCGCGGCGCGGGTCAAAGCGGTGAAGGTGCAGGACGGTGCAAAAGTCGCGCAGGGCGATGTACTGATCGAACTTGAATCGCCGGACCTTGAGTCGCGACTGGCAATTGTCCGCCGCGAGATCCAGATCCAGCAGTTGCTGATGCGGCGTCAGGCCGGTCGCAGTGAAACCGCCGCCGATGCCGGCATCGTCGAGCAACGGCTGGCCGAAGCCGTCGCCGAGTATCGAGGCCTGACGGCCCAGCGCGAGCGCTTGCTGCTACGCGCACCGCATGCCGGCAGCGTGCGGGATTTACTGCCGAACCTCACGGTTGGCCGCTGGCTGTCGACCAAGGACGCATTGGCCCGGGTCGTCGAGGATGGCGCACGCCTGCGCGGCTATCTGGCCGAAGCCGAGTTGTGGCGGGTCAAGCCCGGCGCCAGTGGCCGCTTCATCGCTGATGACCCGATGCACCCGGCGCTCGCCGTGCAACTGAATGAAATCGACACCAACGGCGTGGCTTACGTCGATCAGGAGGCATTGACTTCCGATCACCACGGGCCGATTGCCGTGCGCCGCGATCAACAGCAACGCGCGGAACCCGTGCAGGCGCAATACGGCGTGCGATTGAGTGCGCTCGATACAGCTGCGACACCGCTGCAACCGTTGCGCGGTGTGGTGGTTTTGCAGGGCAGCGGCGAGTCATTGTTGGGCGTCGCGTGGCGGCGGATGGCGGCGCTGGGGGTCAGGGAAAGCGGTTTCTAA
- a CDS encoding GNAT family N-acetyltransferase, whose amino-acid sequence MTDNAAVAAEGLVVRPSRATDGPFLQSLYQTARPDLQWIDGEQERVQQVVAQQFQVQEQGMGDNYPNAMHYVVEKLGTAIGALSTDFGANEIRVLYLAFTPQARGQGFGRAVLQGVQKAAQQLRCPVATVVWTNNPHARRHYLALGFAVEESNPAAERLVWYPQ is encoded by the coding sequence ATGACGGATAACGCAGCAGTGGCGGCTGAGGGGTTGGTGGTGCGGCCTTCGCGGGCAACGGACGGGCCGTTTCTGCAAAGCCTGTATCAGACGGCGCGGCCGGATCTGCAATGGATCGACGGCGAGCAGGAACGCGTTCAGCAAGTGGTCGCCCAGCAGTTTCAGGTGCAGGAGCAGGGTATGGGCGACAACTACCCGAATGCCATGCACTACGTGGTGGAAAAACTCGGCACGGCCATCGGCGCGCTGAGTACCGATTTCGGCGCCAACGAGATTCGCGTGCTGTATCTGGCCTTTACCCCGCAGGCGCGCGGCCAGGGTTTTGGCCGCGCCGTGCTGCAAGGGGTGCAGAAAGCCGCGCAACAGCTTCGCTGCCCGGTGGCGACGGTGGTCTGGACCAACAATCCCCACGCGCGCCGACATTATCTGGCGTTGGGTTTTGCCGTTGAAGAAAGCAATCCCGCCGCCGAACGTCTGGTCTGGTATCCCCAGTAA
- a CDS encoding tail fiber protein: MDVYMGTVLTFAFNYAPSGWAQCNGQLMNLSQYQALFALLGTTYGGNGVQTFGLPNLQSRMPICQGNGPGLTPRVMGEISGAEQVTATLNNLPNHTHTLAGLTANTTVQLANPASNPVGTPTATNSYMGASGTGPGLANIYSDAQGASAIPLKGASTTISGTISPTGNGLPMAIMNPYLVLNFSIALQGIFPSRN; this comes from the coding sequence ATGGACGTTTACATGGGCACTGTTCTGACGTTTGCCTTCAACTACGCGCCCAGTGGATGGGCGCAGTGCAACGGGCAGTTGATGAACCTTTCGCAATACCAGGCGTTGTTTGCACTGCTGGGCACCACCTATGGCGGTAATGGTGTCCAGACCTTCGGACTCCCCAACCTGCAAAGCCGAATGCCGATCTGCCAGGGCAACGGCCCGGGCCTGACGCCGCGGGTGATGGGTGAAATCTCCGGCGCCGAACAAGTCACCGCGACCCTCAACAATCTGCCGAACCACACCCACACACTGGCGGGCCTCACCGCCAATACCACCGTGCAACTGGCCAATCCGGCGAGCAACCCGGTGGGCACGCCGACGGCGACCAATTCTTACATGGGCGCTTCGGGCACCGGTCCGGGGCTGGCCAATATCTACTCCGACGCGCAAGGCGCCTCCGCCATTCCCCTCAAAGGCGCATCGACTACCATCAGCGGCACGATCAGCCCCACCGGCAATGGCTTGCCGATGGCGATCATGAACCCGTATCTGGTGCTCAACTTCAGCATCGCCCTGCAGGGCATTTTTCCTTCGCGCAACTGA
- a CDS encoding glycosyltransferase family 39 protein, with protein MVVNRVTPVGDTQDPHATPGSGFGSLPLIRWGRELWLLPILLLAAGVRFYDLTAAAIWGDEGSSLLLARYSLAGIWQHAAFDVHPPLYFMLLHGWIELFGDGIFALRCLSALAGIAAVGLGVWLVDRLATRRAAIIAGVLLALLPTAVRYSQEVRMYSLLGLLLIAATLALVYWIRRPQRHRYLVFYALLMSAAFYTHYFAVLAALCHWVYLGLIRVQHGYRFRHIQRASWWLANLAIVALYLPWLPNLLDLMQHMEQLKVGGDVGWEDPVTLSSLPSMVWSWLIQDDGEQLPLPVFLALPLALLVLAAVAVVRDRSVSRGSVLLALYTGLPLVLVFAVSWITPVFIERYLTAYALGLPLLAALAIDRLYSRVRVLALAVLVSLIAVEMVGVNNNATVDSNDQLDHVVNYVNQHFQPGDRIVTSDMLWYLSYVYYDRTGAQVRLYTPPTADGHTTRPNEYGFGTLVTADVYLDSLAELPGKDRVWLVGTFGDPGEFPSLPKAWQASGEVHAGGVQARLFVMKSAAE; from the coding sequence ATGGTGGTAAACAGAGTCACACCGGTAGGCGACACACAGGACCCGCACGCGACACCGGGATCGGGGTTTGGCAGCTTGCCTTTGATCCGCTGGGGCAGGGAACTCTGGTTGCTGCCGATCCTGCTGCTGGCGGCGGGGGTGCGTTTTTACGACCTGACGGCGGCGGCGATCTGGGGCGACGAGGGCTCCAGCCTGCTGCTGGCGCGTTACTCGCTGGCCGGGATCTGGCAGCACGCGGCGTTCGATGTGCATCCGCCGCTGTATTTCATGTTGCTGCATGGTTGGATCGAACTGTTCGGCGACGGCATTTTTGCGCTGCGCTGTCTCAGCGCGTTGGCCGGTATTGCAGCGGTCGGCCTCGGCGTGTGGCTGGTGGATCGACTGGCCACGCGCCGCGCGGCAATCATCGCCGGCGTGCTGCTGGCGTTGTTGCCGACGGCGGTGCGCTACAGCCAGGAAGTGCGCATGTATTCGCTGCTCGGGTTGCTGTTGATCGCGGCTACGCTGGCGCTGGTCTACTGGATCCGCCGCCCGCAGCGCCACCGCTATCTGGTGTTTTATGCGCTGTTGATGAGCGCCGCGTTCTACACCCACTACTTCGCCGTGCTGGCAGCGCTGTGCCACTGGGTTTATCTGGGGCTGATCCGTGTGCAGCACGGTTATCGGTTCCGGCATATCCAGCGTGCCAGTTGGTGGCTGGCGAATCTGGCGATCGTCGCGTTGTACCTGCCCTGGCTGCCCAATCTGCTCGATCTGATGCAGCACATGGAGCAACTGAAAGTCGGTGGTGATGTCGGCTGGGAAGACCCGGTCACGCTGTCGTCACTGCCGTCGATGGTCTGGTCATGGCTGATTCAGGACGACGGCGAGCAGCTGCCGTTGCCGGTTTTTCTGGCGCTGCCATTGGCGCTTCTGGTGCTGGCGGCGGTGGCGGTGGTGCGTGATCGCAGCGTGTCCCGTGGCAGTGTGCTGCTGGCGCTCTACACCGGACTGCCGCTGGTGCTGGTGTTTGCCGTGTCGTGGATCACGCCAGTGTTCATCGAGCGCTATCTGACCGCTTATGCGCTGGGCCTGCCGCTGCTGGCGGCGCTGGCCATTGACCGTTTGTACAGCCGCGTGCGGGTGCTCGCGCTGGCGGTGCTGGTGTCGTTGATCGCGGTGGAAATGGTGGGCGTGAACAACAACGCCACGGTCGACAGCAATGATCAGCTCGACCATGTGGTGAATTACGTCAATCAGCATTTCCAGCCCGGTGACCGCATTGTCACCAGTGACATGCTCTGGTACCTGAGTTACGTCTATTACGACCGCACCGGCGCTCAAGTGCGCCTCTACACGCCACCCACGGCGGACGGCCATACGACGCGGCCGAACGAGTACGGATTTGGCACGCTGGTAACCGCTGACGTCTATCTCGACAGCCTTGCCGAGTTGCCCGGCAAGGACCGGGTCTGGCTGGTCGGAACCTTCGGTGATCCGGGCGAGTTCCCATCGCTGCCCAAGGCTTGGCAAGCCAGTGGCGAGGTGCACGCCGGCGGGGTTCAAGCGCGACTGTTCGTGATGAAATCGGCAGCTGAATAA
- a CDS encoding sulfotransferase, whose protein sequence is MKGLQQFHFISGLPRSGSTLLSAILLQNPRFHAGMTSPVGSLFSSVLEQCSAGSEFGAVIDTQMRRRLLRGLFESFYADKADKPVVFDTNRQWSSRLPALNDLFPKAKVIACVRNVAWVMDSLERLYRANPYENTKLFGDAVERNTVYSRCETLAQRNRLVGFAWAALKEAYYGEQADSLLIIDYDLLTQAPERVLRLVYEFIGEPWFEHDFEHLAYDAPEFDQALGVAGLHKVKPKVALQSRRTILPPDLFKQYADLSFWLDGSASAANVIRMKSDAAIS, encoded by the coding sequence GTGAAGGGATTGCAGCAGTTCCACTTTATCTCCGGCTTGCCGCGCTCAGGCTCGACCCTGCTTTCTGCGATTCTTTTGCAGAACCCGCGCTTTCACGCCGGCATGACCAGCCCGGTCGGCTCGCTCTTCTCCAGCGTCCTCGAGCAATGCAGCGCCGGCAGCGAATTCGGCGCGGTCATCGACACTCAAATGCGCCGCCGTTTACTGCGTGGACTGTTTGAGTCCTTCTACGCCGACAAGGCTGACAAACCGGTGGTGTTCGACACCAACCGGCAATGGAGCTCGCGGCTGCCGGCGCTGAACGACCTGTTTCCCAAGGCCAAAGTGATCGCTTGCGTGCGCAACGTCGCCTGGGTCATGGACAGTCTCGAGCGGTTGTACCGCGCCAATCCCTATGAAAACACCAAACTGTTCGGCGATGCCGTCGAGCGCAACACCGTCTACAGCCGTTGCGAAACCCTGGCCCAGCGCAATCGCCTGGTCGGTTTCGCCTGGGCGGCGCTCAAGGAAGCCTATTACGGCGAACAGGCCGATTCACTGTTGATCATCGACTATGACTTGCTGACCCAGGCCCCGGAACGGGTGTTGCGGCTGGTCTACGAGTTCATCGGCGAGCCATGGTTCGAACACGATTTCGAGCACCTGGCCTATGACGCCCCGGAATTCGATCAGGCCCTCGGCGTGGCTGGCCTGCACAAGGTCAAACCCAAGGTGGCCCTGCAGTCGCGGCGCACCATCCTGCCACCGGATCTGTTCAAGCAATACGCCGATTTGTCCTTCTGGCTCGATGGCTCAGCCAGCGCCGCCAATGTCATTCGTATGAAGTCCGACGCCGCGATCAGCTGA